From one Pieris brassicae chromosome 5, ilPieBrab1.1, whole genome shotgun sequence genomic stretch:
- the LOC123709681 gene encoding coiled-coil domain-containing protein 86, protein MASGIDSEAKVLSILDNIKSQGAKEETPNNKEYNIKEASNKKEENVMRGIPKSGRFWKSKKERFNTIVKTKGIRLNFEKKTALRIELQKTKELSRQIIAEVNEKEQAKKERRRENIRRTLENKKKSEVVQVISNTKKLKRMKKKQLRFIEKRDTTKTVATNKSE, encoded by the exons ATGGCATCTGGAATTGATTCAGAGGCAAAGGTTCTGTCTATTTtggataatattaaaagtcaaGGAGCCAAAGAAGAGACacctaataataaagaatacaaCATAAAGGAAGCCTCTAACAAAAAGGAAGAAAATGTGATGCGCGGTATTCCCAAATCTGGTAGATTTTGGAAATCTAAAAAAGAAAG GTTTAATACAATAGTGAAGACTAAAGGAATcagattaaattttgaaaagaaAACAGCATTGAGAATagaattacaaaaaactaaagagCTATCAAGGCAAATCATTGCAGAAGTCAATGAAAAGGAACAGGCCAAGAAAGAACGAAGACGTGAGAATATAAGACGTACACtagaaaataagaaaaaatcgGAAGTTGTTCAAGTCATTTCAAACACAAAGAAACTGAAGAGAATGAAGAAAAAACAGCTTAGGTTTATTGAGAAACGTGATACAACTAAAACTGTTGCAACAAATAAatctgaataa
- the LOC123710052 gene encoding signal peptide peptidase-like 3 isoform X2 translates to MAQVGANMEYQEYKWAYSIMDSSRVSACLISMLLIVYGSFRSLNMEREAREKAEREKEASLLDVQTLNTMQALCFPLGSSVALLVMFFFFDSVQTLVAICTAIVACAALAFLLTPLCQYVAGGSRAALCGRYSAPELAAALLAAAIVAVWVLTGHWLLMDAMGMGLCVTFIALIRLPSLKVSTLLLTGLLLYDVFWVFFSSYIFTANVMVKVATRPAENPMNVVARRLQLGGAMRDAPKLSLPAKLVFPSMHHQGHFSMLGLGDIVMPGLLLCFVLRYDAYKKATLVCQMGQVPGPRSMGSRLTYFHCSLLGYFLGLLTATVSAEVFKAAQPALLYLVPFTLLPLLTMAYVKGDLRRMWSEPFIAPPNGKLGADFDV, encoded by the exons ATGGCACAAGTGGGGGCGAACATGGAATACCAAGAATACAAATGGGCCTATTCAATCATGGATTCTTCAAG AGTCTCTGCGTGCCTGATATCTATGCTCCTGATCGTCTATGGCAGTTTCCGATCTTTGAATATGGAACGCGAGGCGAGAGAAAAGGCGGAACGCGAAAAAGAAGCTTCCTTATTAG ATGTACAAACATTAAACACGATGCAGGCGTTGTGTTTCCCTCTTGGGTCATCAGTGGCCCTGCTAGTTATGTTCTTCTTTTTTGACTCCGTGCAAACACTCGTCGCGATATGTACAGCCa ttgtaGCCTGTGCAGCCCTAGCGTTTCTCCTAACCCCGCTGTGCCAGTATGTGGCTGGAGGAAGTCGGGCTGCACTGTGCGGCCGGTACTCAGCCCCCGAGTTGGCCGCAGCTCTTCTCGCCGCTGCTATAGTTGCTGTCTGGGTGTTAACTGGACATTGGCTGCTAATGGACG CTATGGGCATGGGTCTGTGTGTGACCTTTATTGCGCTGATCCGTCTGCCGTCGCTGAAGGTGTCCACTCTTCTACTCACGGGTCTACTTCTTTATGATGTCTTCTGGGTGTTCTTCTCGTCATATATATTCACTGCCAATGTTATGGTCAAGGTTGCTACCAG GCCAGCGGAAAATCCTATGAACGTGGTCGCACGTCGCTTGCAGCTGGGCGGGGCGATGCGAGACGCGCCCAAACTGTCCCTTCCTGCCAAACTCGTCTTCCCTTCCATGCATCATCAGGGACACTTCTCTATGCTTG gtttgGGTGACATAGTGATGCCTGGCCTGCTGCTGTGTTTCGTGTTGCGCTACGACGCATACAAGAAGGCCACGCTTGTGTGTCAGATGGGACAAGTTCCGGGTCCACGTTCTATG GGTTCCCGTCTAACTTACTTCCACTGCTCTCTACTGGGCTACTTCCTGGGACTACTGACAGCGACAGTATCCGCGGAAGTGTTTAAGGCGGCTCAACCCGCGCTACTTTACCTCGTGCCCTTTACGCTATTGCCGCTACTCACTATGGCATATGTCAAG GGTGATCTAAGAAGAATGTGGAGTGAACCGTTCATAGCGCCACCGAACGGCAAGTTGGGGGCTGACTTCGACGTCTGA
- the LOC123710052 gene encoding signal peptide peptidase-like 3 isoform X1 — protein MAQVGANMEYQEYKWAYSIMDSSRVSACLISMLLIVYGSFRSLNMEREAREKAEREKEASLLGNKTPPSSSSSSNVQTLNTMQALCFPLGSSVALLVMFFFFDSVQTLVAICTAIVACAALAFLLTPLCQYVAGGSRAALCGRYSAPELAAALLAAAIVAVWVLTGHWLLMDAMGMGLCVTFIALIRLPSLKVSTLLLTGLLLYDVFWVFFSSYIFTANVMVKVATRPAENPMNVVARRLQLGGAMRDAPKLSLPAKLVFPSMHHQGHFSMLGLGDIVMPGLLLCFVLRYDAYKKATLVCQMGQVPGPRSMGSRLTYFHCSLLGYFLGLLTATVSAEVFKAAQPALLYLVPFTLLPLLTMAYVKGDLRRMWSEPFIAPPNGKLGADFDV, from the exons ATGGCACAAGTGGGGGCGAACATGGAATACCAAGAATACAAATGGGCCTATTCAATCATGGATTCTTCAAG AGTCTCTGCGTGCCTGATATCTATGCTCCTGATCGTCTATGGCAGTTTCCGATCTTTGAATATGGAACGCGAGGCGAGAGAAAAGGCGGAACGCGAAAAAGAAGCTTCCTTATTAGGCAATAAGACACCGCCAAGCTCTTCATCTAGTAGta ATGTACAAACATTAAACACGATGCAGGCGTTGTGTTTCCCTCTTGGGTCATCAGTGGCCCTGCTAGTTATGTTCTTCTTTTTTGACTCCGTGCAAACACTCGTCGCGATATGTACAGCCa ttgtaGCCTGTGCAGCCCTAGCGTTTCTCCTAACCCCGCTGTGCCAGTATGTGGCTGGAGGAAGTCGGGCTGCACTGTGCGGCCGGTACTCAGCCCCCGAGTTGGCCGCAGCTCTTCTCGCCGCTGCTATAGTTGCTGTCTGGGTGTTAACTGGACATTGGCTGCTAATGGACG CTATGGGCATGGGTCTGTGTGTGACCTTTATTGCGCTGATCCGTCTGCCGTCGCTGAAGGTGTCCACTCTTCTACTCACGGGTCTACTTCTTTATGATGTCTTCTGGGTGTTCTTCTCGTCATATATATTCACTGCCAATGTTATGGTCAAGGTTGCTACCAG GCCAGCGGAAAATCCTATGAACGTGGTCGCACGTCGCTTGCAGCTGGGCGGGGCGATGCGAGACGCGCCCAAACTGTCCCTTCCTGCCAAACTCGTCTTCCCTTCCATGCATCATCAGGGACACTTCTCTATGCTTG gtttgGGTGACATAGTGATGCCTGGCCTGCTGCTGTGTTTCGTGTTGCGCTACGACGCATACAAGAAGGCCACGCTTGTGTGTCAGATGGGACAAGTTCCGGGTCCACGTTCTATG GGTTCCCGTCTAACTTACTTCCACTGCTCTCTACTGGGCTACTTCCTGGGACTACTGACAGCGACAGTATCCGCGGAAGTGTTTAAGGCGGCTCAACCCGCGCTACTTTACCTCGTGCCCTTTACGCTATTGCCGCTACTCACTATGGCATATGTCAAG GGTGATCTAAGAAGAATGTGGAGTGAACCGTTCATAGCGCCACCGAACGGCAAGTTGGGGGCTGACTTCGACGTCTGA
- the LOC123709680 gene encoding actin-related protein 2/3 complex subunit 3, whose translation MPAYHSTLTDYTQSVGNLALLPIRTTFRGPAPINPKIELDIIDEALNYFKANVFFRFYEIKSDSDRVLIYLTLYISECLKKLQKCANKNQGQQEMYMLAISKFDIPGELGFPLNSVYAKPSSPQEADLMRQYLQQLRHEIGGRVCEKVFATEDGKPSKWWLCFAKRKFMDKSLSGPGQ comes from the exons atgccC GCATATCATTCCACTTTAACAGACTACACTCAGTCTGTCGGGAATTTAGCTCTCCTGCCGATTCGGACAACATTTCGCGGACCGGCTCCAATTAATCCAAAGATTGAATTAGATATTATTGATGAggcgttaaattattttaaagccaATGTTTTCTTTCGTTTCTATGAGATAAAG tcTGATTCTGATAGAGTACTCATTTACCTTACATTGTATATATCAGAATGTCTAAAGAAGCTCCAGAAATGTGCTAATAAGAACCAGGGACAGCAAGAAATGTACATGCTTGCAATATCTAAGTTTGATATTCCTGGAGAACTTGGATTCCCATTAAATTCTGTCTATGCCAAACCTTCTAGTCCTCAAGAAGCTG atTTAATGAGACAATATCTTCAGCAGTTGAGGCATGAAATTGGAGGTAGAGTTTGTGAGAAAGTTTTTGCTACTGAAGATGGAAAACCAAGCAAGTGGTGGCTATGTTTTGCTAAAAGGAAATTCATGGATAAATCTTTATCTGGGCCAGGCCAATGA
- the LOC123709679 gene encoding short-chain specific acyl-CoA dehydrogenase, mitochondrial — protein sequence MIRILLKSIANRRVFPKRSIASLSALPDTYQMLFKTCRDFAEQELKPNAAKYDREHLYPEEAINKMGELGLMAIATPEELGGSGLDYLAYAIALEEISRGCASAGVIMSVNNSLYLGPLLYCGTDQQKAEFVTPFCMGDSVGCFALSEPGNGSDAGAASTTAKDAGDKWVINGTKCWITNGYESKAAVIFATTDKSMKHKGISAFIVPKPIKGLELGKKEDKLGIRGSSTCSLIFEDCSIPKESILGQPGMGFKIAMMTLDAGRIGIASQALGIAQASLDVAVDYASKRIAFGKPIIKLQAIQNKIADIAVKLESARLLTWRAAWLKDNKQPFTKEAAMAKLAASEVATFASHQCIQVLGGMGYVSDMPAERHYRDARITEIYEGTSEIQRLVIGLQVVKEYGL from the exons ATGATAcggatattattaaaatccatAGCAAACA GGCGAGTTTTCCCCAAGAGGTCAATTGCTTCCCTATCAGCGCTACCAGATacatatcaaatgttattcAAAACATGTAGAGATTTTGCTGAACAAGAGTTGAAACCAAACGCCGCTAAATACGATAGAGAACACTTGTACCCCGAGGAGGCTATAAACAAAATGGGTGAGCTTGGCCTCATGGCCATTGCAACACCTGAAGAGCTAGGCGGATCTGGTCTTGATTATCTTGCATATGCTATTGCCCTGGAAGAGATATCGCGAGGCTGTGCCTCAGCTGGTGTTATTATGTCAGTGAATAACTCTCTCTATCTTGGGCCGTTGCTGTACTGTGGAACAGACCAACAGAAAGCAGAATTTGTGACACCTTTTTGTATGG GAGATAGTGTTGGTTGTTTTGCATTGTCAGAACCAGGTAATGGTTCAGATGCTGGTGCAGCATCAACTACAGCTAAAGATGCTGGAGACAAATGGGTCATCAATGGCACTAAGTGTTGGATAACTAATGGTTATGAAAGTAAGGCTGCTGTTATATTTGCAACAACTGATAAAAGTATGAAACACAAGGGTATATCAGCTTTTATTGTTCCCAAGCCAATAAAGGGTTTAGAGCTTGGTAAGAAAGAGGATAAACTAGGTATTAGAGGTTCATCAACATGCTCATTAATATTTGAGGATTGTTCAATTCCTAAAGAGAGTATCTTGGGTCAGCCAGGAATGGGCTTTAAAATAGCAATGATGACACTCGATGCTGGGAGAATCGGTATTGCTTCTCAAGCTTTAGGGATAGCACAG GCCTCATTGGATGTAGCAGTAGACTATGCATCAAAGAGAATAGCTTTTGGCAAACCTATAATAAAGCTGCAagctatacaaaataaaatagctgACATTGCTGTTAAATTGGAGTCAGCCAGATTACTTACTTGGAGAGCGGCTTGGTTGAAGGATAACAAACAACCATTTACTAAGGAAGCAGCTATGGCAAAACTGGCAGCATCTGAAGTTGCTACTTTTGCATCACATCAATGTATACAG GTGTTAGGTGGTATGGGCTATGTCTCTGACATGCCAGCTGAAAGACACTACAGGGATGCAAGAATCACAGAAATATATGAAGGTACCTCTGAAATACAGAGACTAGTAATTGGTTTGCAAGTTGTTAAAGAATATGGCTTATGA